One genomic window of Solanum stenotomum isolate F172 chromosome 9, ASM1918654v1, whole genome shotgun sequence includes the following:
- the LOC125877107 gene encoding benzyl alcohol O-benzoyltransferase, whose protein sequence is MDPIKQSSSQLVFTVTRQKAELIAPAKPTPHETKFLSDIDDQEGLRFQIPVINFYRKDSDYSTGGNHDPVKVIKKAIAETLVFYYPFAGRLREGNGRKLMVDCTGEGVMFVEADADVTLEEFGDELQPPFPCLEELLYDVPGSAGVLNCPLLLIQVTRLKCGGFIFALRLNHTMSDAAGLVQFMTAVGEMALGASVPSTLPVWCRELLNSRDPPRVTCTHHEYDEVPDTKGTIIPLDDMVHKSFFFGPSEVSALRRFIPPHLRKSSTFELLTSVLWRCRTISLKPDPEEEVRVLCIVNARSKFNPPLPNGFYGNAFAFPVAVTTAAKLCKNPLGYALELVKKAKSDVTEEYMKSVADLMVMKGRPHFTVVRTYLVSDVTRAGFGEVDFGWGKAVYGGPAKGGVGAIPGVASFYIPFKNKNGENGIVVPVCLPAFAMEIFVRELDGMLKGNDDPLGKYTNYAIIKPAL, encoded by the exons atggATCCAATTAAGCAATCATCATCACAATTAGTATTCACTGTGACAAGGCAAAAAGCAGAGCTAATTGCTCCAGCAAAGCCAACTCCACATGAAACTAAATTTCTCTCAGACATTGATGATCAAGAAGGTCTTCGATTCCAAATCCccgttattaatttttatcgtAAGGATTCGGATTATTCTACGGGAGGAAATCATGACCCTGTAAAAGTTATTAAAAAAGCTATAGCTGAAACACTTGTATTTTACTATCCGTTTGCTGGTCGGCTCCGTGAAGGAAATGGCCGGAAACTGATGGTGGATTGCACCGGGGAAGGAGTTATGTTTGTGGAGGCGGATGCTGACGTTACGCTTGAAGAATTTGGAGATGAACTTCAGCCTCCATTTCCTTGTTTGGAAGAGCTTCTTTATGATGTTCCTGGCTCTGCTGGAGTTCTTAATTGTCCTCTGCTTCTTATTCAG GTAACTCGTCTCAAGTGTGGTGGTTTCATTTTTGCACTGCGATTAAACCACACGATGAGTGACGCAGCCGGTCTTGTCCAATTCATGACTGCTGTGGGTGAAATGGCACTCGGGGCATCTGTTCCCTCTACACTCCCTGTCTGGTGCAGAGAATTGCTCAACTCCCGTGATCCACCCCGAGTGACATGCACACACCACGAGTACGATGAAGTACCCGATACAAAGGGAACAATTATCCCATTAGATGACATGGTTCACAAATCATTCTTTTTTGGCCCTTCTGAGGTCTCAGCACTTCGTCGATTCATCCCTCCTCATTTGCGCAAATCTTCCACTTTTGAATTGCTCACATCAGTCCTCTGGCGCTGCCGCACAATTTCCCTAAAACCCGATCCTGAAGAGGAAGTCCGCGTTCTTTGCATTGTGAACGCACGTTCCAAGTTCAATCCACCCTTACCTAACGGCTTCTACGGCAACGCCTTTGCGTTCCCCGTAGCAGTCACGACCGCGGCTAAATTATGCAAAAATCCACTAGGATATGCACTGGAGCTAGTGAAGAAGGCTAAGTCAGACGTGACTGAAGAATACATGAAATCGGTAGCGGATTTGATGGTGATGAAAGGGAGGCCTCATTTCACTGTGGTGCGGACTTATCTCGTGTCCGACGTGACTCGAGCGGGATTCGGAGAAGTAGATTTCGGATGGGGGAAAGCAGTGTATGGTGGACCGGCCAAAGGAGGAGTAGGGGCAATTCCTGGTGTGGCTAGTTTTTACATACCATTTAAGAACAAAAATGGTGAAAATGGAATTGTGGTCCCTGTATGTTTGCCTGCCTTTGCAATGGAAATATTCGTTAGGGAACTCGATGGCATGTTGAAAGGTAACGATGATCCATTAGGCAAGTACACAAACTATGCCATTATCAAACCTGCACTATGA